A single window of Actinoallomurus bryophytorum DNA harbors:
- a CDS encoding MBL fold metallo-hydrolase: MKLIKQGHACVRLQKDDRVIVIDPGVFTPEADALDGAEAILITHEHPDHLDPDRIRRAQAADPGLRVFSNRAVAERFPDLSIRQVGHEDRFTVAGFDIQVYGDLHAVVHPDIPVVANSGFLVEGEVFHPGDSFTVPGQRVPTLLTPCDAPWLKAAEMLDYLREIAPDRAYSIHDAYVSEIGMGVVDSFLAFERERAGTDIRVFKAGESVELRA; this comes from the coding sequence GTGAAGCTGATCAAACAGGGCCATGCCTGCGTGCGCCTGCAGAAGGACGACCGGGTGATCGTGATCGATCCCGGGGTGTTCACCCCCGAGGCCGACGCGCTCGACGGGGCCGAGGCGATCCTGATCACGCACGAGCATCCCGACCATCTCGATCCCGACCGCATCCGCCGGGCGCAGGCGGCCGATCCCGGCCTGCGGGTCTTCTCCAACCGGGCGGTCGCCGAGCGGTTCCCCGATCTGAGCATCCGGCAGGTCGGGCACGAGGACCGGTTCACCGTGGCCGGGTTCGACATCCAGGTGTACGGGGACCTGCACGCCGTGGTCCACCCGGACATCCCGGTCGTCGCCAACAGCGGGTTCCTGGTCGAGGGCGAGGTGTTCCACCCGGGCGACTCGTTCACCGTCCCCGGGCAACGGGTGCCGACCCTGCTGACCCCGTGCGACGCGCCGTGGCTCAAGGCGGCGGAGATGCTCGACTACCTCAGGGAGATCGCGCCGGACCGGGCGTACTCCATTCACGACGCCTACGTCTCGGAGATCGGGATGGGCGTGGTCGACAGCTTCCTCGCGTTCGAGCGCGAGCGGGCCGGCACCGATATCCGGGTGTTCAAAGCGGGGGAGAGCGTGGAACTGCGGGCCTAG
- a CDS encoding alpha/beta hydrolase domain-containing protein yields the protein MSPRLSLIPLAMAVVAGLAVSPASASPGTAAPAAGPAKITGPVRSTARPGDPSHDYVFYSTPYDLKKAGYEEQEFFISGTATRYDPNPTADQQKQPATAIGTMPYTTRIVVRRPVRPARSAGVAVVDWQNVTAGHDIDTEWGTSGDYFVRHGWTWIGASVQRVGVNGATTGATAGLGLWQWNPRRYGSLDVTDNGAVLDDSQSFDIYSQIASLAKGRGGRNPLADLGISRVYAAGASQSGRFLGVYYNTVQPLRHVYDGFLFALSDSSLPPRDGVGTKAIRVFTENDIYRGSGVPSQTVPDGPTLRTWEIAGASHVPAYSTGTDASDFRTTLGGIQTREYGAVPPVDCTNPGPSQVTSWAAFHAAYDALDEWVHQGIAPRTAQPLAIIDPGPPANLARDANGIALGGIRLPDVEVPVGLNDGINSPASVDNPLSSFCVLYGTHREFTKAQLDGLYRGDRDYRRQVADDVRRLEGQEFLLPEDGHVFTDAARHRHV from the coding sequence ATGTCCCCCCGGCTTTCCCTCATTCCCCTGGCCATGGCGGTCGTCGCGGGACTCGCCGTGTCCCCCGCATCCGCCTCGCCGGGCACGGCCGCTCCGGCCGCCGGCCCGGCGAAGATCACCGGTCCGGTCAGGTCCACCGCCAGGCCCGGCGACCCGTCCCATGACTATGTCTTCTACTCCACGCCGTACGACCTGAAGAAGGCCGGCTACGAGGAGCAGGAGTTCTTCATCTCGGGCACGGCCACGCGCTACGACCCGAACCCGACGGCCGACCAGCAGAAGCAGCCGGCCACCGCGATCGGCACGATGCCCTACACGACGCGGATCGTCGTACGCCGCCCGGTGCGGCCCGCCAGGTCGGCCGGGGTCGCGGTCGTGGACTGGCAGAACGTCACCGCCGGGCATGACATCGACACCGAGTGGGGCACCAGCGGCGACTACTTCGTCCGCCACGGCTGGACCTGGATCGGCGCGTCGGTGCAGCGTGTCGGCGTCAACGGCGCCACCACCGGCGCCACGGCCGGACTGGGCCTGTGGCAGTGGAACCCGCGGCGCTACGGCTCACTGGACGTGACGGACAACGGCGCCGTCCTCGATGACTCCCAGTCGTTCGACATCTACTCCCAGATCGCGTCACTGGCCAAAGGCCGAGGGGGCCGGAACCCGCTCGCCGACCTGGGCATCTCCCGCGTCTACGCGGCCGGCGCGTCCCAGTCGGGCCGCTTCCTCGGCGTCTACTACAACACCGTGCAGCCGTTGCGGCACGTCTACGACGGCTTCCTGTTCGCGCTGTCGGACAGCTCGCTGCCGCCGCGCGACGGTGTCGGCACGAAGGCGATCAGGGTCTTCACCGAGAACGACATCTACCGCGGCTCGGGCGTGCCGAGCCAGACCGTCCCGGACGGCCCGACCCTGCGGACCTGGGAGATCGCCGGCGCGTCGCACGTCCCGGCCTACTCCACGGGCACGGACGCGAGCGACTTCCGTACGACCCTGGGCGGCATCCAGACCCGGGAGTACGGGGCCGTCCCGCCCGTCGACTGCACGAACCCGGGGCCGAGCCAGGTCACCTCGTGGGCGGCCTTCCACGCCGCGTACGACGCGCTCGACGAGTGGGTGCACCAGGGCATCGCGCCGCGTACGGCCCAGCCGCTCGCCATCATCGATCCCGGGCCGCCCGCGAACCTCGCACGCGACGCGAACGGCATCGCTCTCGGTGGCATCCGGCTGCCCGACGTCGAGGTCCCCGTCGGCCTGAACGACGGCATCAACTCCCCCGCGAGCGTGGACAACCCGCTGAGCTCGTTCTGTGTCCTGTACGGCACCCATCGCGAGTTCACCAAGGCCCAGCTCGACGGGCTCTACCGCGGCGACCGTGACTACCGGCGGCAGGTGGCCGACGACGTACGCCGGCTCGAGGGCCAGGAATTCCTGCTCCCCGAGGACGGTCACGTGTTCACCGACGCGGCACGGCACCGGCACGTCTGA
- a CDS encoding SDR family NAD(P)-dependent oxidoreductase → MGILDEKVAIVTGGSRGIGAAIARRFAAEGATVAVTARTVDPARSRLPGTIGETVDQIEAEGGTARAYAADLSDPAARESLVADVTGDLGPVDILVNNAAVTYFTPVGEFTDRRYALMFEVQVTAPFHLARLVLPGMRERKGGWILNISSLASRHPALEDDRLAGGTVYGMCKAALERFTTGLAAEVYGDGVAVNSLAPNRVVPTPGTLFHHLTTEDDPNAEPPEVMADAALALCGGTGLSGRIALSQDLLTELGR, encoded by the coding sequence ATGGGCATTCTCGACGAGAAGGTAGCGATCGTCACCGGTGGGAGCCGGGGCATCGGCGCGGCGATCGCGCGCCGCTTCGCCGCGGAGGGGGCCACGGTCGCCGTGACGGCCCGTACCGTCGACCCCGCGCGGTCGCGCCTGCCGGGCACCATCGGCGAGACCGTCGACCAGATCGAGGCCGAGGGCGGCACGGCGCGGGCGTACGCCGCCGACCTGTCCGACCCGGCGGCGCGTGAGTCCCTCGTCGCCGACGTCACCGGCGACCTGGGCCCGGTCGACATCCTGGTGAACAACGCCGCCGTCACCTACTTCACGCCGGTCGGCGAGTTCACGGACCGGCGTTACGCGCTGATGTTCGAGGTCCAGGTGACCGCGCCGTTCCATCTCGCCCGGCTGGTCCTGCCGGGGATGCGCGAACGCAAGGGCGGCTGGATCCTCAACATCTCCTCGCTCGCCTCGCGTCATCCGGCGCTGGAGGACGACCGGCTCGCCGGCGGGACCGTGTACGGCATGTGCAAGGCCGCGCTCGAGAGGTTCACGACCGGCCTGGCCGCCGAGGTGTACGGCGACGGGGTCGCGGTCAACTCGCTGGCGCCGAACCGCGTCGTGCCGACGCCCGGGACGCTCTTCCATCATCTGACGACCGAGGACGACCCGAACGCCGAGCCTCCCGAGGTGATGGCCGACGCCGCCCTGGCCCTGTGCGGCGGCACCGGCCTGAGCGGCCGCATCGCCCTCTCCCAGGACCTCCTCACCGAGCTCGGCCGCTGA